A region from the Drosophila bipectinata strain 14024-0381.07 chromosome 3R, DbipHiC1v2, whole genome shotgun sequence genome encodes:
- the LOC108129555 gene encoding uncharacterized protein, translating into MDASSIVGTASVRPMPPEELALQSLTKQLYKSRLFRGHYVERCFVEAVGGYRDVVVLQRSERDLEKMLQGSAAQLQMFYRRLVPNMWVGITSGSYGSFTHTPNAGQLETCIWTELSDLAFGEYWFSIKTLRFRDQEVQLKIKMVRAVEEEPLATPRRSISLSRSSPSKAITTGGEPETIPESAEQIQLGMEDFLAVLHQWGDGIKQTVYDFMANDVNKRNIVGVLRFLGLLIFSAVGGAAVALRFLGVFAVRFLFELSRFTHTATPIVFKLLDFLNKIVGAIFILLTMIWKDVVNRGQPVSKQPQLEPSSRFKSITYERSEPYRRSPRW; encoded by the coding sequence ATGGACGCCAGTAGCATTGTGGGAACGGCGTCGGTGCGGCCGATGCCTCCAGAGGAATTAGCTCTGCAATCCCTTACAAAGCAGTTGTACAAGTCGCGCCTCTTCCGAGGCCACTATGTGGAACGCTGCTTTGTGGAGGCGGTGGGTGGCTACCGAGACGTAGTGGTGCTTCAGCGCAGTGAGCGAGACCTAGAAAAGATGCTTCAGGGCAGTGCCGCACAGCTGCAGATGTTCTACCGAAGGCTTGTTCCCAACATGTGGGTGGGAATAACCAGCGGCAGTTATGGGAGCTTCACTCACACCCCAAATGCGGGCCAGTTGGAGACATGCATTTGGACGGAGCTGAGCGACTTGGCTTTTGGGGAATACTGGTTCAGTATTAAGACACTTCGTTTTCGGGATCAGGAGGTGCAACTTAAAATTAAGATGGTGCGTGCCGTGGAAGAAGAGCCGCTGGCTACTCCTAGGAGATCCATTTCCCTAAGTAGGAGCTCCCCCAGTAAAGCTATCACAACTGGAGGAGAACCCGAAACAATCCCAGAGTCTGCGGAGCAAATTCAACTGGGCATGGAAGACTTTCTGGCAGTACTGCATCAATGGGGCGACGGAATAAAGCAGACTGTTTACGATTTTATGGCCAACGATGTTAACAAAAGGAATATCGTCGGCGTATTACGGTTCCTTGGACTACTCATCTTCTCGGCCGTGGGTGGAGCCGCGGTAGCGCTGCGCTTTCTTGGAGTCTTTGCCGTTCGCTTTCTGTTCGAGCTGAGCCGCTTCACCCATACTGCCACTCCAATTGTGTTTAAACTGCTCGATTTCCTGAACAAAATCGTGGGAGCCATCTTCATACTGCTAACCATGATTTGGAAGGATGTAGTCAACCGTGGTCAGCCGGTCTCCAAGCAGCCGCAATTAGAGCCGAGCTCTCGTTTCAAGAGTATTACCTACGAGCGATCAGAACCGTATCGCCGGAGCCCCCGATGGTGA
- the LOC108129557 gene encoding uncharacterized protein, giving the protein MGISGLILLLLGFKMFQTNRVLQKEQAQLFAIQKKLEKVLPVVQEALNSLKVEELHLKSMGIHNTTEGQGTHSKDPLFLDITERPEPSASEATFVNSQAINLGVLGSSLKTFDEEVDSD; this is encoded by the exons ATGGGCATAAGTGGGTTaatattgttgctgttgggtTTTAAAATGTTCCAAACAAATCGCGTCCTTCAAAAAGAACAAGCTCAACTCTTTGCCATTCAAAAGAAGCTGGAGAAAGTCCTGCCCGTAGTCCAGGAGGCCTTAAATTCACTCAAG GTGGAGGAACTGCATCTTAAGTCAATGGGCATTCATAATACTACCGAAGGACAAGGAACCCACAGCAAGGATCCTCTTTTTTTAGATATCACCGAAAGGCCAGAGCCATCCGCCTCGGAAGCCACATTTGTTAATAGTCAGGCAATCAATCTGGGTGTGCTTGGAAGCAGCCTTAAAACATTCGACGAGGAGGTAGACTCGGACTGA
- the LOC108129556 gene encoding zinc finger CCHC domain-containing protein 10 → MTLVGLAARKLAEKQRTDKINAAFPNGIRCQKCLQMGHWSYECKEKRKYVHRSSRTKKLNQHIAQKEAETPKPTEVVHETSSTTSKKTKRKRKASRSSSSSSSSSDGSDSSSGSGSSSDSDSSDSSSSSDDDDDQGSSSGSSSSNSSSDSDSSEEQEVPQKKKKRAESSAESSDQE, encoded by the exons ATGACCTTAGTGGGACTAGCAGCCCGCAAGCTGGCGGAGAAACAAAG AACCGATAAAATCAATGCCGCCTTTCCCAATGGCATTCGATGCCAAAAGTGCCTGCAAATGGGCCACTGGAGCTATGAGTGCAAAGAAAAGCGCAAGTATGTCCATCGCAGCTCACGCACCAAGAAGTTGAACCAACACATTGCCCAGAAGGAAGCTGAGACGCCTAAACCAACGGAGGTAGTACACGAAACCAGCTCCACCACTAGCAAGAAGACTAAGAGAAAACGCAAGGCTAGCAgaagctcctcctcctcctccagctcgTCAGACGGTTCGGATAGTAGCTCCGGTTCAGGGTCGTCCTCTGACTCTGACTCCAGCGATTCCAGTTCCTCATcagatgatgatgacgacCAAGGCAGCTCATCGGGATCGAGTAGCAGTAACTCCAGCTCGGATAGTGACAGCAGTGAGGAGCAGGAGGTGCCccagaagaagaaaaaacgTGCCGAGAGTTCGGCTGAGTCCTCGGATCAAGAATAA